A part of Desulfotomaculum nigrificans DSM 574 genomic DNA contains:
- the purM gene encoding phosphoribosylformylglycinamidine cyclo-ligase produces the protein MSEQKSQPLTYAGAGVDIAAGNRAVDLMKQAVRSTFRPGVLTDIGGFGGLFALDTKKYPEPVLVSGTDGVGTKLKLAQLTDVHHTIGIDAVAMCVNDILVQGAEPLFFLDYLAVGKLVPEKVADIVNGVAAGCRQAGCALIGGETAEMPGFYNEDEYDIAGFAVGVVDRSKLIDGSTITAGDVVIGLPSSGLHSNGYSLARKALLEVAGYRTDTYIDELGCTVGEEMLRPTRIYVKTVLPLINEFNIKGLAHITGGGLTENIPRILPPGVKVVLDRSQWPVPPVFTLIQRIGQVAEQEMLRTFNMGIGLVMIVPADQSANIMQALHNRGEVAYLIGRVEAGSPVVEYTVSI, from the coding sequence CCTATGCCGGAGCAGGGGTAGATATAGCAGCCGGTAACCGGGCGGTGGATTTAATGAAACAAGCTGTACGCAGTACATTTCGCCCGGGGGTTCTTACCGACATAGGCGGATTTGGCGGCCTATTTGCCCTGGATACGAAAAAATACCCGGAACCGGTACTGGTCTCCGGCACCGATGGAGTAGGTACTAAACTTAAGTTGGCCCAGTTAACGGATGTGCACCATACCATTGGCATTGATGCGGTGGCCATGTGCGTTAATGATATCCTGGTACAGGGAGCGGAGCCCCTGTTTTTCCTGGACTATCTGGCGGTGGGAAAACTGGTGCCGGAAAAGGTGGCAGATATCGTTAACGGGGTGGCGGCAGGATGCCGCCAGGCCGGCTGTGCCTTGATTGGCGGCGAAACTGCTGAAATGCCCGGTTTTTATAATGAAGACGAATATGATATTGCCGGCTTTGCCGTTGGTGTGGTGGACCGCAGTAAACTCATTGACGGCAGCACCATTACAGCCGGTGATGTGGTGATTGGGCTACCCTCCTCCGGGCTGCATAGCAATGGTTATTCCCTGGCCCGTAAGGCTCTGCTGGAGGTGGCCGGTTACCGGACAGATACTTATATAGATGAGTTGGGCTGCACAGTGGGAGAGGAAATGCTGCGACCTACCCGTATTTATGTAAAAACAGTGCTGCCCTTGATTAATGAATTTAACATCAAGGGCTTGGCCCACATCACCGGCGGCGGGTTGACTGAAAATATCCCCAGAATTTTGCCCCCGGGGGTTAAGGTGGTGCTGGACCGGTCACAGTGGCCGGTGCCACCGGTTTTCACTTTAATTCAACGTATCGGCCAAGTAGCCGAACAAGAAATGTTACGGACCTTTAACATGGGGATCGGGTTGGTTATGATTGTGCCGGCTGACCAGTCTGCCAATATCATGCAAGCATTGCATAACCGGGGCGAAGTTGCTTATCTCATTGGCAGAGTGGAAGCAGGTTCCCCGGTGGTAGAATATACCGTTAGTATTTAG